In Enoplosus armatus isolate fEnoArm2 chromosome 2, fEnoArm2.hap1, whole genome shotgun sequence, one DNA window encodes the following:
- the LOC139302098 gene encoding nicotinate-nucleotide pyrophosphorylase [carboxylating]-like has protein sequence MSLPSHTASHSIPPHTLTRLAREWLAEDTPNFDPAGVCVGSQEVEARLLCKTPHSVLAGSPFFTAVFTEVGCTVDWISQEGAEIGPDAVTLTAVVRGPARCLLLGERPALNCLARASGIATRCSQLLAMATVGGWHGEVAGTRKTTPGFRLVEKYAMLVGGVSMHRQDLSGMVMLKDNHVWASGSITQAVKGARSVCGFSSKIEVECRSAEEGREAAGEGADIVMLDNFQPQELHAAARALKEEFPGLLIEASGGVTPVNLAMYFSPHVDIISLGCITQGCPVVDFSLKVQKPVAHSVLQE, from the exons ATGTCTCTGCCCTCACACACGGCATCGCACTCGATCCCTCCTCACACTCTGACTCGGCTGGCACGAGAGTGGCTGGCAGAGGATACGCCCAACTTTGACCCAGCGGGAGTGTGCGTGGGGTCACAGGAGGTCGAGGCGAGGTTGCTGTGTAAAACACCACACAGCGTGCTGGCAGGGAGTCCCTTCTTCACAGCGGTGTTCACTGAGGTGGGCTGCACCGTGGACTGGATTTCCCAGGAAGGAGCTGAGATCG GTCCAGATGCCGTCACGCTGACTGCTGTGGTGAGAGGCCCAGCAAGGTGCCTCCTCCTCGGGGAGAGGCCGGCCCTCAACTGCCTGGCCCGGGCCTCAGGGATCGCCACCCGCTGTTCTCAGCTCCTGGCAATGGCAACAGTGGGAGGCTGGCACGGAGAAGTGGCTGGCACACGCAAAACCACCCCGGGCTTCCGTCTGGTGGAGAAGTATGCCATGCTGGTTGGCGGCGTGTCCATGCACAGACAGGACCTGAGTGGAATGGTGATGCTGAAGGACAACCATGTCTGGGCATCAGGAAGTATCACACAG GCGGTGAAGGGTGCCCGGTCAGTGTGTGGCTTCAGCAGTAAGATTGAGGTGGAGTGCCGCTCTGCCGAGGAGGGCCGAGAGGCGGCCGGAGAAGGAGCAGACATCGTTATGCTGGACAACTTTCAACCTCAG GAGCTCCATGCTGCAGCTCGCGCACTGAAGGAGGAGTTCCCAGGTCTACTGATAGAAGCCAGTGGAGGAGTGACTCCAGTGAACTTGGCTATGTATTTCTCCCCACATGTGGACATCATTTCCCTGGGCTGCATAACACAGGGCTGCCCAGTTGTGGACTTTTCTCTCAAGGTTCAAAAGCCTGTTGCTCACTCAGTCCTCCAAGAATGA